In the Candida orthopsilosis Co 90-125, chromosome 7 draft sequence genome, GGTAAAAAGTTGTGGGTGagttttgttggtgtttttAGCAAAGATTTTCGGAAGAATATTTTGTGGAGGGTCGTGTGCCGTTGGTGGTTAATTTGTTACTTTGCGTCAATTATTCCCTTCTATCCGAGAAAGAGgcatttctttttttgtttttcttttttctgTCTTGTGccattttcaattaaaTGAGGGGTAAGCCATTAagctttatttttttcttcgtTCAGATGTGTGTACACGTGACTACGGCAATTAATTTCCAAGACAGATCGGTTTTAACAACTGATACGGTTATAATATTGATGGTTCTTATAAGTGGTTGAGACAACATCTCTCAGGTATCGAATTAAGTAAGAGTGACCTCGTTTTCCATGAGGCGATCCGTATTGTAGATACCTCTATAAATATCACTAGCGGTTCGCACTGTTAAGTTGTCTTGTTTTTTTCCTCATATGGTTTATGGTTACAACGGTTGATTTCGGAATGAAAAAGTACCGCTATGCAACATAAACTGAAGTAATTTGGCTAGACGCAGCATCCACCAAACTCCTTCTCCACCCACAAGATTTAGAAGCAACGCAAACTCTACTATTTATAGCAACATTATAGTAAAGATGGAGAAGGTTCCCTATGACCATAGACTAAATTTAGATTCTTTCTTAGCGACAAGAGTTAGACGTAGCTTTTTGTAAGGATCCCCCAAAATTGAAGCACCCTTATGGAGATTTCAAAGTGGAGTCCGGACTTTGGGTGGAAAGGATCCATTGGGTATTACAAAAGCAAGGAtattctcaattgaattcaatttcacgATGTAACAATACTTTTGCCGCAAATTTTaagcaaaaattgaacaaaagtaGTAAAAGTATGTCCTTTTAGAATCAACCATACAACGATTCAGCAAATGATAGTAATCAAGTTATAAACGTTGTTATTTCTGAGGCCCGAACCATACAACTATTGTGTTGACTGCAAAAACGGTATGAATCGTAACCAAAAGAACGAGGACTTCAGCAAGACACACAGCTATCAAACTGGATATGTTCCAACAGTCCAACGATGGTACTGCACTACCTTAAAGAGATGAGAAATTTTCTATCCAGCCATCGTTCACAGCTAGTGTATGCATTACCACTGCTATAACTTTTTTGCAGTCACTCAGTAACGTCGCACCAGATTGAACCATTTATTGACTCATTTTTCCTTGTCGCACCAAATCAGTTCAGATGAactaaaaaaaattgaaaaatttgttaGTATACCAAATACTTCATATCATACAAACCATAAGCTAACCGTTAAAATGTCTTCTTTTGGTACATTATTCAAAGTCACAACCTATGGTGAATCACACTGTAAATCAGTTGGTTGTATAGTTGATGGATGTCCACCAGGTTTAAAATTAGCTGAAGATGATATTCAACCACAATTGACGAGAAGAAGACCCGGACAAAGCAAATTGTCTACTCCAAGAAATGAAGCTGATGCAGTTGAAATACAAAGTGGGACTGAAAACGGTGTCACTTTAGGTAGTCCCATTGGTATGATTGTTCGTAACAAAGATCATCGTCCTGGCGATTATAGTGAAACTGATTTATACCCAAGACCAAGTCATGCTGATTACACATATATACAGAAATATGGATTAAAATCAGGATCAGGTGGAGGAAGATCATCAGCTAGAGAAACTATCGGAAGAGTAGCTGCTGGTGCCATTGCCGAAAAGATTTTACATGAGGtaaacaatgttgaaattgttgcctttgtttcatcaattggtgAAGTCAGCATGGATAGAAATGCTCAAGATCcaactttccaaaatatcTTAAACACAATCACTAGAgaacaagttgatgatgttggtCCAGTAAGATGTCCTGATGATGGAGTACGAGATGAAATGGTTaaagttattgaaaaataccGTGATGCCAAAGACTCCATTGGTGGTGTTGTCACTTGTGTCATTCGTAATTGTCCAATTGGTTTAGGTGAACcatgttttgataaattagaAGCTAAATTAGCTCATGCCATGTTAAGTTTACCAGCTACaaaaggatttgaaattgggtCTGGGTTCTTAGGTACACAAATCCCTGGATCAAAACATAATGATCCATTTATTcatgatgaaaaaaataatcGATTAAGAACCAAGACCAACAACTCTGGTGGTATTCAAGGTGGTATTTCTAATGGTGAAAATATTTATTTCTCAGTAGCTTTCAAATCAGCAGCTACAATTAGTcaagaacaagaaacaGCTACTTATGATGGTAAACATGGTGTTTTGGCAGCTAGAGGAAGACATGATCCTAGTGTTACTCCAAGAGCTGTTCCTATTGTTGAAGCAATGGCTGCGCTTGTGTTGTGTGATGAATTTATGATTCAACAAGCAAGAAGCGCAACTGCTGggttattgaagaagtaAGTCACCATTTGTATATAGTTGAAGAAGCTGTAATAGACAAAGACATGCAATGTGTTGGTGTAGCTGCACCCTTTGTATTGTGATATACGCGTATGGTATATTGGTTGTGAAAAAAAACCTCATGACACgtattgaaatttctcacgacaattttttttttcatcaaccGCAGTAGATCAGTTCAAAGCAAACTGTTTCTATACCAATTGCCTAGCGCCTTCCCCCCTCCCCACCATGAAGTTGCTTTTATCAATTCTTATATttgtttcatcaatcttgGCTCACAATGTCCTCTTACAACCATACGGCAAACAATGCTTTTTCGAAAACTTGAAAGCAAATGACGAATTAGCCCTTTCATTCCAAGTTGGATCTCGTAACCCATCAAACCCAGAGCAACACGTTGTTGACTTCTACATTACTTCACCAAAGGGTAACACTCTTGTCAAACGTACAAATATTGCTCACGGTGACGAATCAGTTAAGGCTGTGCAACTGGGCAAATACCAATATTGTTTCTCCAATGAACATTCAGGAAGATCAGATATTGATGTAAGTTTTAACATCCATGGGGTTGTTTATGTTGATGCTAATGACCCTAAGGCTGATACGTTGGATTATGCTATTCAAAGATTAAGCGTTTTAACTGATGAAGTTAAGGCTGAACAAGGGTATTTGGTGATTAGAGAAAGAACTCATAGAAACACTGCTGAATCTACCAATTCTAGAGTTAAATGGTGGTCggttttccaaatttttgttgttgctgctaattcactttttcaaatttattacTTGAGAAGATTCTTTGAAGTGAAATCTGTTGTATGAATAGAAAGAAAGTGTAGTTtataaatgaaaaaaaaggaGTCACATAGGGGCGATGGGGAGTAAATCACATACGAATGCACCCATGATCAAGTGTAGATCTTTTTGAGCCAATCCTTGTCTACAGTGGAATAAGGAAGGTAATTCGCTTATAAATTCTAATCATACACTCTACGTTTAAAAccaaaaatcaacaatgtcacTCTCATTAGTATGCTTTACAGGAGCAATCACAATAGTATTAGCCTCTAAATCCTTGACAAAATAAACCTCTCTAAGAAATGGAAGTCCAATTCCCAGAGTGTCTATTTCTTCAGACACGATAGCTATATAGTTACCACAGTTATCGGGATTAAACAATGACACGTAGAACAAATTAGAGTATGGAACGGCAATATTGATGGGTCCAGAAGAAGATCAAGGCAAATTACTTTTAGGTGGTGTCGATAGAGCAAAATGTGAGGGTGAATTGGCtctttttgatgttgagcAAAACATTCATGCAACATCAATAATTACTGCCAGTGGTAAAGTTTTCCCGTTTACAAAAAaagttggatttgataCTGGTAATGCTTGGTTTTCATTAGAGAGCctgattgttgatggaaTACACAA is a window encoding:
- a CDS encoding Aro2 chorismate synthase, which gives rise to MSSFGTLFKVTTYGESHCKSVGCIVDGCPPGLKLAEDDIQPQLTRRRPGQSKLSTPRNEADAVEIQSGTENGVTLGSPIGMIVRNKDHRPGDYSETDLYPRPSHADYTYIQKYGLKSGSGGGRSSARETIGRVAAGAIAEKILHEVNNVEIVAFVSSIGEVSMDRNAQDPTFQNILNTITREQVDDVGPVRCPDDGVRDEMVKVIEKYRDAKDSIGGVVTCVIRNCPIGLGEPCFDKLEAKLAHAMLSLPATKGFEIGSGFLGTQIPGSKHNDPFIHDEKNNRLRTKTNNSGGIQGGISNGENIYFSVAFKSAATISQEQETATYDGKHGVLAARGRHDPSVTPRAVPIVEAMAALVLCDEFMIQQARSATAGLLKK
- a CDS encoding Emp24 COPII-coated vesicle component, whose amino-acid sequence is MKLLLSILIFVSSILAHNVLLQPYGKQCFFENLKANDELALSFQVGSRNPSNPEQHVVDFYITSPKGNTLVKRTNIAHGDESVKAVQSGKYQYCFSNEHSGRSDIDVSFNIHGVVYVDANDPKADTLDYAIQRLSVLTDEVKAEQGYLVIRERTHRNTAESTNSRVKWWSVFQIFVVAANSLFQIYYLRRFFEVKSVV